In one window of Frigoriglobus tundricola DNA:
- a CDS encoding Uma2 family endonuclease: protein MTTRPPTRPERPFRFTRAQYYEMGARGYFEGKRVELIFGEIVEMSPINWPHALGVRLVADALAIAFATGHWFNIQQPFAVPGGKPGSEPQPDVAVIPGSPRDYADHPTAAALIVEVADATLSNDTTTKAELYATAGIADYWVLDVAGRELHIFRDPQPLPTGLGATAYRTHLTLAPTDRVAPLAAPAASVLVGDLLP, encoded by the coding sequence ATGACCACCCGACCACCGACACGCCCGGAGCGCCCGTTCCGGTTCACCCGCGCGCAGTATTACGAGATGGGCGCGCGGGGCTACTTCGAGGGCAAGCGCGTCGAACTCATCTTCGGAGAGATCGTTGAGATGAGCCCGATCAATTGGCCGCACGCGCTGGGCGTGCGACTTGTGGCAGACGCGCTCGCCATCGCCTTTGCAACCGGGCACTGGTTCAACATCCAACAACCGTTCGCAGTACCCGGTGGCAAGCCCGGTTCAGAACCACAACCTGATGTGGCGGTGATTCCTGGCTCGCCGCGGGATTATGCCGATCACCCGACCGCCGCCGCTTTGATTGTTGAAGTTGCCGATGCGACGCTCTCCAACGACACGACCACGAAGGCCGAACTGTACGCCACGGCCGGCATCGCCGATTACTGGGTGCTGGACGTTGCAGGACGGGAACTCCACATCTTCCGCGACCCGCAACCGCTGCCCACGGGTCTCGGCGCGACCGCGTACCGGACGCACCTCACCCTCGCGCCGACGGACCGCGTGGCGCCGCTCGCCGCGCCGGCCGCGTCCGTACTCGTGGGCGACCTGCTTCCGTAG